One part of the Microbulbifer sp. THAF38 genome encodes these proteins:
- a CDS encoding TIGR04282 family arsenosugar biosynthesis glycosyltransferase — translation MSNASFPSLRLVVMAKAPLPGYAKTRLIPALGEQGAAFLAEKLLQQTLQEAVMAELGPVELHVAPDCEHPFWRTFALPDGVTLHNQSQGSLGQRLWEAANTHHVAGQGLFLLGTDCPALTASRLREAATALMSADAVMHPANDGGYTLLGLKRLHFRLFEDICWSTEVVARQTLERLQECDMSCRRLEILHDIDEPEDLQFLPRDWALSQEEN, via the coding sequence ATGAGTAATGCTTCTTTTCCCTCTTTACGCCTAGTGGTGATGGCCAAGGCGCCTTTGCCTGGCTATGCCAAAACCCGCTTGATTCCAGCTCTGGGGGAACAAGGTGCAGCCTTTCTAGCGGAAAAGCTGTTACAGCAAACTTTGCAGGAGGCTGTAATGGCAGAGCTCGGGCCGGTAGAGTTGCATGTTGCACCAGATTGCGAACATCCTTTTTGGCGAACATTCGCCTTACCCGATGGGGTAACTCTTCATAATCAGTCGCAAGGTAGCCTTGGTCAGCGTTTGTGGGAGGCTGCTAACACTCACCATGTAGCGGGTCAGGGTCTTTTTTTGTTGGGCACAGACTGTCCAGCCTTAACTGCCTCGCGCCTCCGTGAGGCGGCTACGGCGTTAATGAGTGCCGATGCGGTTATGCATCCGGCAAATGATGGTGGCTACACTTTGTTAGGGCTCAAACGGCTGCACTTTAGGTTGTTTGAAGATATTTGTTGGAGCACAGAAGTGGTTGCCCGGCAAACCCTGGAGCGCTTACAGGAGTGTGATATGTCTTGCCGGCGCCTGGAAATCTTGCACGATATTGATGAGCCTGAGGACTTGCAGTTTTTGCCCCGAGACTGGGCGCTATCTCAAGAAGAGAATTGA
- the mltF gene encoding membrane-bound lytic murein transglycosylase MltF: MMMRSRALRYVRRVCKGIALSCCASLLVASKAPNTLERIKASGELVVLSQNGPTTYYEDASGNPTGFEYGMLHAFAEELGVKLVIRDVHSLDDMFARLRDPEEGAHFAAAGLTVTPERREQVRFSPSYFEVRQQIIYRLGEKRPRKTSDLEGETIAVIAGSAHAEELKKLSQRYPNLRWEEVSDVDAMELVEMVHQGQYSYAVVDSNAYAVHRGLYPKTGVAFNLSQFQPVSWAFPKSDDDSLYQRARLFMLRANTNGMIAQLREEFFGHVSDLNAGGAQAFAKRSRERLPKWRGVMQKVADQYELDWHLLAALSYQESHWNPRARSRTGVRGLMMLTLGTARELGVNRLNPEESIEGGARYIVQIRNKLPKRIREPDRTWMALAAYNVGYGHLEDARVLTERMGGNPDLWPDVRDHLPLLAKRQYYKSTKHGYARGWEPVTYVQNIRHYQALLSWSSRIEEQRLAANDENGGALVENSPVEAEGSAAPAL, from the coding sequence ATGATGATGAGAAGCCGAGCGCTGCGCTATGTCCGCCGCGTGTGCAAAGGTATCGCCCTGTCCTGCTGTGCCTCCTTATTAGTTGCCAGCAAGGCACCGAATACCCTGGAGCGAATTAAAGCTTCCGGCGAACTGGTTGTCCTCTCGCAAAACGGCCCCACCACCTATTACGAAGACGCCTCCGGCAATCCCACCGGCTTTGAGTACGGCATGCTGCACGCCTTTGCCGAAGAGCTCGGGGTTAAACTGGTCATTCGCGATGTGCACAGCCTGGACGACATGTTCGCGCGCCTGCGCGACCCCGAAGAAGGTGCCCACTTCGCCGCCGCGGGTCTCACCGTCACCCCGGAACGCCGCGAACAGGTGCGTTTCTCTCCCTCCTATTTTGAAGTCCGCCAACAGATCATCTACCGCCTTGGGGAAAAACGCCCGCGTAAAACCAGTGATCTGGAAGGCGAAACCATCGCGGTTATCGCCGGCAGCGCTCACGCCGAAGAATTAAAAAAACTCTCCCAGCGCTATCCCAATTTGCGCTGGGAGGAGGTTTCCGATGTCGACGCCATGGAATTGGTGGAGATGGTACATCAGGGCCAATATAGCTATGCGGTGGTGGACTCCAACGCCTACGCCGTGCATCGTGGGCTCTACCCCAAAACTGGAGTGGCTTTTAATCTCAGCCAGTTCCAACCGGTTTCCTGGGCTTTTCCCAAGAGTGACGACGATAGCCTCTACCAGCGAGCGCGACTGTTTATGTTGCGCGCCAATACCAACGGCATGATTGCGCAACTGCGAGAAGAATTCTTTGGCCACGTCAGCGACCTGAATGCAGGGGGCGCTCAGGCTTTCGCCAAGCGCAGCCGCGAACGACTGCCCAAGTGGCGCGGGGTTATGCAAAAAGTGGCCGACCAGTACGAATTGGATTGGCATTTGCTGGCGGCACTCAGTTACCAGGAATCTCACTGGAACCCCCGCGCTCGCTCACGCACCGGGGTGCGCGGCCTAATGATGCTCACCTTAGGTACCGCCAGGGAGTTAGGTGTAAACCGACTTAATCCGGAAGAGAGTATTGAGGGCGGCGCTCGCTATATTGTGCAGATCCGCAACAAGCTGCCGAAGCGTATCCGCGAACCAGACAGAACCTGGATGGCCCTGGCCGCCTACAATGTGGGCTATGGCCACCTGGAAGACGCCCGCGTACTCACAGAGCGCATGGGCGGCAACCCGGATCTGTGGCCCGATGTGCGCGACCACCTGCCACTACTGGCCAAACGCCAGTACTACAAGTCTACCAAGCACGGCTATGCGCGCGGCTGGGAACCTGTCACCTATGTGCAAAATATTCGCCACTACCAGGCCCTGCTGAGCTGGAGCAGCCGTATCGAAGAGCAGCGCTTGGCAGCCAACGATGAAAACGGCGGAGCTCTTGTCGAGAACAGCCCTGTAGAAGCCGAGGGCAGTGCCGCCCCCGCCCTCTAA
- a CDS encoding TIGR04283 family arsenosugar biosynthesis glycosyltransferase, translated as MQYSVIVPLLNEREQLPELVAQLKELVAYSSCEVILVDGGSSDGSAEMASAAGLKVIHSQRGRALQMNAGASVARGNWLLFLHADTRLPQGALSAIASASVRGAQWGRFNIRISGGSAWFPLISTMINWRSRLSGIATGDQAIFVRRALFNEVGGYAPQPLMEDIELSRQLLKTARPHCLRQRATTSGRRWQKFGIWRTVLLMWRLRFDYWRGISAECLAKRYE; from the coding sequence GTGCAATACAGTGTTATTGTGCCCCTGTTAAATGAACGGGAGCAGTTACCAGAGTTGGTAGCGCAGCTGAAAGAGCTGGTCGCTTATAGCAGCTGCGAAGTCATTCTGGTCGATGGCGGCAGCAGTGACGGTAGTGCAGAAATGGCCAGTGCCGCCGGATTGAAGGTCATTCATTCCCAGCGCGGACGCGCTCTCCAAATGAATGCCGGTGCTTCGGTTGCCCGCGGTAATTGGTTGTTGTTTTTGCATGCGGATACACGCCTGCCCCAAGGCGCCCTGAGTGCGATTGCCTCTGCCTCGGTTCGGGGGGCGCAATGGGGCCGTTTTAATATTCGTATCAGCGGCGGCAGCGCCTGGTTTCCCCTGATTTCCACCATGATTAATTGGCGCTCTCGCCTGAGCGGTATCGCCACAGGTGATCAGGCGATTTTTGTCCGCCGTGCCCTTTTTAATGAGGTGGGGGGCTATGCGCCGCAGCCCTTGATGGAAGACATAGAGCTGAGCCGTCAGCTGCTGAAAACGGCCCGACCGCACTGCCTGCGCCAGAGAGCCACCACCTCCGGGCGCCGCTGGCAAAAATTCGGTATTTGGCGCACGGTGTTATTGATGTGGCGCTTGCGCTTCGATTACTGGCGTGGCATCTCCGCGGAGTGCCTGGCAAAACGCTATGAGTAA